One Aegilops tauschii subsp. strangulata cultivar AL8/78 chromosome 7, Aet v6.0, whole genome shotgun sequence genomic window carries:
- the LOC120968445 gene encoding uncharacterized protein, whose translation METEGGSSGSPSSGSSAKSSGSSGSSSSGSAAPARTRKPGTWRRLPRVPRAPTHAIKERGELGIWFITPEELQRQALERANELEKMDDSGCDTEEARIAFQEFKKRHVRLYRSIAEGWPEHIVVNRNPELSDTEEEYLTAEDMEARFSHRNPTHGAQLKHFACLALAHYNATKTEHKFELGEALTSNCFSEACGTTYAHVNFTAIPQKSNHPTKRLFFAELMLIPELQMEEDTEPMRVLHVSTIDDVPCYGGCHEICRKITHRMRGVMDYERCHACHGNLKHPKGDMFIGGHNSTRMPYYSAT comes from the exons ATGGAGACGGAGGGCGGCTCCAGTGGGTCGCCGTCGAGCGGGTCGTCCGCCAAGTCCTCAGGCTCAAGTGGGTCGTCTTCGAGCGGgtcggcggcgccggcgaggacGAGGAAGCCGGGGACATGGAGGAGGCTCCCGCGTGTCCCGCGCGCCCCGACCCATGCCATCAAGGAAAGGGGGGAGCTGGGGATATGGTTCATAACGCCTGAGGAGTTGCAGCGGCAGGCCCTGGAGCGTGCCAACGAGCTGGAGAAGATGGACGACAGCGGGTGCGACACGGAGGAGGCCAGAATCGCCTTCCAGGAATTCAAGAAGCGTCATGTACGCTTGTACCGCAGCATCGCCGAGGGCTGGCCGGAGCATATAGTCGTCAACCGCAACCCGGAGCTCAGCGACACGGA GGAAGAGTATCTGACCGCCGAGGACATGGAAGCACGCTTCTCACATCGTAACCCCACTCATGGAGCACAACTAAAACACTTCGCTTGCCTTGCCTTGGCACATTACAATGCCACAAAGACCGAG CACAAGTTTGAACTTGGTGAAGCCTTGACGTCTAACTGCTTTTCTGAGGCGTGTGGGACGACATATGCTCATGTCAACTTCACGGCCATTCCCCAGAAGAGTAATCACCCTACGAAGAGGTTATTCTTTGCTGAGCTCATGCTCATTCCAGAGCTCCAGATGGAGGAGGATACCGAGCCTATGCGTGTGCTGCATGTCTCGACTATTGATGATGTTCCCTGTTATG GTGGATGCCATGAAATATGTCGGAAGATCACTCACAGGATGAGGGGCGTCATGGACTACGAGCGATGCCACGCATGTCACGGCAATCTGAAGCATCCAAAAGGAGATATGTTCATCGGAGGGCATAATAGCACGAGGATGCCCTACTACTCTGCAACCTAA